In the genome of Aquipuribacter hungaricus, one region contains:
- a CDS encoding carbohydrate ABC transporter permease, whose protein sequence is MSTATTSPARPAPAAGRPATRRRGPGNRALLVLFLGYAVLVVFSVVYLYPFLIQVATSFKEPAAATRDPLSLVADPFTTAAFQRLTETRFPLWFANSVVVTLVVTAGRVFFNSLAGYALARIRFRGREAVFSAVLAVLAVPGIILLIPKFLVLNQLGMYNTYPALVVPLLVDAAGVFIMKQFFESVPASVEEAARIDGAGTFRIFWSVVLPMARPALITITILSFQGSWNELPHFIVASNDPDLATLTKGVASLVSGQLGSGNQYPISMAAALVMTIPVALVFVFFQRYFVRGGTAGAEKG, encoded by the coding sequence ATGAGCACCGCCACCACGTCCCCCGCGCGCCCCGCCCCGGCTGCGGGCCGTCCCGCGACCCGGCGTCGCGGCCCCGGCAACCGGGCGCTGCTCGTGCTGTTCCTCGGCTACGCCGTGCTCGTCGTCTTCTCGGTGGTCTACCTCTACCCGTTCCTCATCCAGGTGGCGACGTCGTTCAAGGAGCCCGCGGCGGCCACCCGCGACCCGCTGTCGCTGGTGGCCGACCCGTTCACCACGGCGGCGTTCCAGCGGCTCACCGAGACGCGCTTCCCGCTGTGGTTCGCCAACTCCGTGGTCGTCACGCTGGTCGTCACCGCCGGCCGGGTGTTCTTCAACTCCCTGGCGGGCTACGCGCTGGCCCGGATCCGGTTCCGGGGCCGCGAGGCCGTGTTCTCCGCGGTGCTCGCCGTCCTCGCGGTGCCGGGGATCATCCTGCTCATCCCGAAGTTCCTCGTCCTCAACCAGCTCGGGATGTACAACACCTACCCCGCGCTCGTCGTCCCGCTGCTGGTGGACGCCGCGGGCGTGTTCATCATGAAGCAGTTCTTCGAGTCGGTCCCGGCCTCGGTCGAGGAGGCCGCCCGGATCGACGGGGCCGGCACGTTCAGGATCTTCTGGTCGGTCGTGCTCCCCATGGCCCGCCCGGCGCTCATCACCATCACGATCCTGTCGTTCCAGGGGTCGTGGAACGAGCTGCCGCACTTCATCGTCGCCAGCAACGACCCGGACCTCGCCACCCTCACCAAGGGCGTCGCCTCGCTGGTCAGCGGCCAGCTCGGCTCGGGCAACCAGTACCCCATCTCCATGGCCGCGGCCCTGGTCATGACCATCCCCGTCGCGCTGGTGTTCGTCTTCTTCCAGCGCTACTTCGTCCGGGGCGGCACGGCGGGGGCCGAGAAGGGCTGA
- a CDS encoding carbohydrate ABC transporter permease has protein sequence MSVVRPPAEATAAVRTSRPDPVGPARRSRGRSGEQNLAGWLFVAPTLLVLGVFLVVPIVMALWVSVSDWSGRGSPFAGTVGFVGLDNYARLLTEEGLTRSDFMTSLRNNVYYVLLVVPLQTVFALFLASVLNNQLLKAKGFFRTTFYFPSVTSSVAISVIFLFLFSGSGAVNTALRAVGLDGPTWFNDARGLLHVIGDGLGLWDAAAPPAALADTSVLGLSAWQWLAGPSVALSVIIMLVVWTTTGTFMLMFLAALQDVPLEVEEAARVDGANRWQSFRAVTLPHLRPTVLLVVTLGIIGTWQVFDQVYVMTQGGPSKTTLTPAYLSYSYAFENQQWGVAAAMAFVLFLIIVALTSVQRWVFRDKDAAQLRRQVRQAEKRRSARRPGDDALAVAGTDVPTTGGGSR, from the coding sequence ATGAGCGTCGTGCGACCCCCCGCGGAGGCGACAGCCGCCGTCCGCACCTCCCGGCCGGACCCGGTCGGCCCCGCGCGCCGGTCCCGCGGCCGGTCCGGCGAGCAGAACCTCGCCGGCTGGCTGTTCGTGGCCCCGACGCTTCTCGTGCTCGGCGTCTTCCTCGTCGTGCCGATCGTCATGGCGCTGTGGGTGTCGGTGAGCGACTGGAGCGGGCGGGGGTCGCCGTTCGCGGGGACGGTCGGCTTCGTCGGCCTCGACAACTACGCGCGCCTGCTCACCGAGGAGGGCCTCACCCGCTCGGACTTCATGACGTCGCTGCGCAACAACGTCTACTACGTGCTCCTCGTCGTGCCGCTGCAGACGGTGTTCGCCCTGTTCCTGGCGAGCGTGCTCAACAACCAGCTGCTCAAGGCCAAGGGCTTCTTCCGGACGACGTTCTACTTCCCGTCCGTCACCAGCTCGGTGGCGATCAGCGTCATCTTCCTGTTCCTGTTCTCCGGCTCCGGGGCGGTCAACACGGCGCTGCGGGCGGTCGGCCTGGACGGGCCGACCTGGTTCAACGACGCCCGCGGGCTGCTCCACGTGATCGGCGACGGCCTCGGCCTCTGGGACGCGGCCGCACCGCCAGCCGCCCTGGCGGACACCTCGGTGCTCGGGCTGTCGGCGTGGCAGTGGCTCGCGGGGCCGTCCGTCGCCCTGTCGGTGATCATCATGCTCGTCGTCTGGACGACCACCGGGACCTTCATGCTCATGTTCCTCGCCGCGCTGCAGGACGTGCCGCTCGAGGTCGAGGAGGCGGCGCGCGTCGACGGGGCCAACCGGTGGCAGAGCTTCCGCGCGGTGACGCTGCCCCACCTGCGCCCGACGGTGCTGCTCGTGGTCACCCTGGGGATCATCGGTACCTGGCAGGTGTTCGACCAGGTCTACGTCATGACCCAGGGCGGACCCAGCAAGACCACGCTCACGCCGGCCTACCTGTCGTACTCCTACGCCTTCGAGAACCAGCAGTGGGGCGTGGCCGCGGCGATGGCCTTCGTGCTGTTCCTCATCATCGTCGCGCTGACGTCGGTGCAGCGGTGGGTCTTCCGCGACAAGGACGCGGCGCAGCTGCGGCGGCAGGTCCGGCAGGCCGAGAAGCGCAGGTCCGCCCGGCGCCCGGGCGACGACGCCCTCGCCGTGGCCGGCACCGACGTCCCGACCACCGGAGGAGGGTCCCGATGA